CATGACTCGCTTACGTGTGTCATTGAAAGATGTAAAACAAGTTGCTCCAGAAGCTGATTGGAAGAAAACAGGCGCACTGGGACTTGTCGTAAAAGGAACGGGCATTCAAGCTATATATGGACCTAAAGCGGATGTCTTGAAATCGAAAGTGCAGGATTATTTGGAGGATGAATCGTGAAGATATTAACGTTAAATTGCCATTCTTGGCAGGAAGAAGCGCAATTAGAAAAACTGGCTATTTTAGCACAAACGATTCATAAACAATTCTACGATGTAATTGCATTGCAGGAAGTAAGTCAGTCCATTGCAGCTAGGCGTATAAGCGGAGAGTTAAAAGAAGATAACTTTATTCTTTTGTTACAGCAGGAATTACAAGCGTTAGGATCCACTTATGAATTTGTCTGGGACTATGCACATATCGCCTATGACCAGTATGAAGAAGGAATTGCTTTATTAACGAAGCACAAGGTGATCAGCAAGCAGTCATTTTTTGTAAGCGAGAGTGAAGATCTGTCCTATTGGAAAACTCGGAAAGCAGTTGGCATGACCATTGATATAGACGGAAAAGTGCTTGATTTTTATTCCTGTCATATGGGGTGGTGGAATGATGAGTCCGAGCCTTTTCGGAGGCAAATGGATCAATTGGTACACTGTGTCTCTAATGGCCGCCCCCATTTCTTAGCTGGTGATTTTAATAATGAAGCTGCAGCAGAAAATGAAGGATATGACTATATTCAACAGCTAGGTTATTACGATACGTATCAATTGGCAAAAGAAAAGGATGCTGGTATCACTGTACAGGGGGATATTGCAGGCTGGACAAATAGCAATCCGGAAAAGCGCATTGATTATATTTTTTCTTCTGAGAAGGTAAACGTTATTCGTTCCCAAGTCGTTTTTAATGGATCAAATTTGCCAATTATTTCTGATCATTTTGGGATTGAGGCAACTATTGTGTTGTAAGGGAGGAAAGATAAACTGTAAAGTATTGAAGTGACAATAAACGGATCTAATTTATCCCGCATATAAGGTGCTATAAGACACCCACTTCAAGAGCTGAATAAACCTGTACTGCCACAAGTCTAAATGGAAAATAACAGCACCTAAATGCCCTATTTCGTAAGCGGCCTTTAGGTTTTATACCATTACGGTACTAGCAATCAGTGAGGGATGAGTGAAAACCTCCATTGGTTTAAGATTCAACTTTATAGATTTTTAATATTTTAATAACTAACAATATAAAAAGCAAATCGAAGAAGGAGTAGACAGCGATGAAAAAAATTTGGTGGAAAGAGGCAACCGCTTATCAAGTTTATCCACGTAGCTTTATGGATTCCAATGGCGATGGAATTGGCGATATTCAAGGTGTCATTAATAAGCTGGACTATATAAAGGATTTGGGCATTGATGTTATTTGGCTGAGCCCCGTTTACCAATCGCCAAATGATGATAATGGCTACGATATTAGTGATTATCAAGCAATAATGGCTGAATTTGGTACGATGGAAGACTTTGATCAATTATTGGCAGAAGTTCATCAACGTGGGATGAAGCTAATTATGGATTTGGTTATTAACCATACATCTGACGAACACCCTTGGTTTATTGAATCCAGATCATCAAGGGATAACCCATATCGGGATTATTATATTTGGCATAAAGGCAAAAATGGTCAGGAACCAAATAATTGGGCTTCTATATTTGGCGGGTCTGCATGGGAATATGACGCAAAAACAGAAGCCTATTATTTACATGTTTTCTCAAGAAAACAGCCTGATTTAAATTGGGAAAACCCAGAAGTACGCCAAAGCTTATATGATATGGTTAACTGGTGGCTCGATAAAGGAATTGATGGCTTCCGTGTTGATGCTATTTCTCATATTAAAAAGAAATCAGGTTTTCCGGATGTACCAAATCCAGAGAACAAAAAATATGCACCTTCATTCGCAGGTCACATGAACCAAGAAGGGATTCATACCTTTTTAGAAGAATTAAAACAAGAAACATTTGCGAACTATGATATTATGACTGTCGGCGAAGCAAATGGTGTTACAATCGAAGACGCGCATTTATGGGTTGGTGAAGAACAAGGGAAATTCAATATGGTGTTCCAATTTGAACATCTCGATCTTTGGGGCAAAAGCATTTCCGGTGGTTTAGACATTCACGCTTTGAAACAGATATTAACAAAATGGCAAAAAGGTTTAGAACAGAAGGGTTGGAATGCTTTATTCTTAGAAAACCATGACCAGCCTCGCTCTGTATCTACTTGGGGAGATGACAAAGCGTATTGGCAGGAATCTGCAAAATGTCTAGCTACACTTTACTTCTTGATGCAAGGGACACCATTTATTTACCAGGGTCAAGAAATCGGTATGACCAATGTGCAATTTGATTCTATTGAAGATTATAATGATGTTTCCATCAAAAATCTATACGCTGAAGAGCTGGAAAATGGCAAAAGTCACGAAGAGATTATGAAAATTATTTGGAAAAACGGTCGCGATAATTCAAGAACACCAATGCAGTGGAGTAACCATGAAAATGCTGGCTTTACTACAGGAACACCATGGCTTAAGGTGAATCCAAACTATAAGCAAATTAATGTCGAAGATCAACTAGCTGACCCAAATTCGATCTATCATTATTATCGTAAATTGGTTCAGTTAAGAAAGGAAAATGACATATTTGTTTATGGACGTTATGACCTTATTTTAGAAGACCACAATCAAATATATGCTTATACAAGAACGCAAGCTAATCAACAAGTATTAATCATTACAAATCTATTTGCTGAAGAAACGGAGTTTGTTTTACCTGAGACTGTTAAATCAAGAAATGGCAAACTGCTGCTTGGCAATTATGCTAGGGAAACAGCTGATTCAATCAATCATATTCAGTTAAAACCATATGAAGCTAGAGTGTATGAATTAGTATAATGTAGCAAACAAAGAGGTTAGGATGTCACAGAAACGGACAACCTAACTTCTTTGTTTATCTAGAACTTTTATCAGATAGGGCATGATAAAGCAGGCAAAAATTTAAAGTAAGATTTGACGTCCATTTTCTTCTATTCTATGATTAAATATATTTAAAAGTATAGCAAACGATAACGAAAACTTTCGATAACTGCTCTATTGAAAGCTTGCATCTGTACTAAAATTTAATAAATATAGCAATGATTGCTTTTGCAAACTCGTACAACCTCAAAATGATAGGGACTAAAAAGTGGAAGGAGAGAATTATCATAAATCTGAATAATATTGGTGCAAAAATAAAACAAATGCGTTTACGGGCAAAGAAAACACAGCAACAGGTTGCAGATGAATGTGGCATATCAAAAAGTTTGCTATCTAAAATAGAAAATGGGCAAACAGCATCAGCGATTGCTACATTATCTAAAATAAGTGAAGCATTAAAGGTTCCGTTATCGTGGCTACTAGATGATCACGAAGATCGTGATCTCGTACTACTTCCTCGCAACAAACGACAATTTAAGGTGGGAGACGATAACATGGGATATTCCTATGAATTGCTGGCTAATCGCTCCCAGTTTACAGGAGTTGAGCCGACCATTGTTCATGTTACACCAAGAGATATGAATGTGAGAGAAGAGTCTTATACCCATTCCCAAGATGAATTTATCTATGTTTTGGAAGGCGCTATCCATTTGCGTTATGAAGGTAAAAAACACTATATGGAACAAGGCGATAGTGCCTATTTTAAAGGGGATAAACCCCATTTGTTTATTCCAGTCAATAATGAGCCAGCACGAGTGCTGACCATTTTCATTGATAATAATCTGTAACAAATCAGTGAAGCAAAAGCTCAGCTGCATCATTTCTTACCCCGACGTTCTAGTGGGTAGCATTGTGGATTATTTTGGAGCCATGAAAAAGGGGAAGAAAATGCATGTAACGTTAGCTTTTGTAAGTATTCAAGCTTTTGTTTCACTGAAATATATTTAGTCGGTTGAAGATATACATAAAAATTTGATTGGCTTATCCGTTTTATTATACCAATAATGTGGTTTGGAAGAATCGAGAAATACGCAGTCATATGGTTGTAAAACATCTACGTAATCATCTACCTCAATCGTCAGGGTACCTTCTAATACGTACAAAAATTCCTGACCTTTATGTGAAAAATTATTTCCGCGATTTGCCCCTGGATCAAGAATAATTAAATTTGGAATAAACGCCGGATCTTTCATCCCACCAGATAAATCTTTATAAATAAAGCGATTCTCTGTTAAATTTGTCGTATCTACAATATTTCTAGTAATAGCAGAACGAGTTTTTTCGTTTGTTTCACTAAAAAAATAACTAGGATTTACTCCTAACGATTCGGAGATTTTTTTAAGTGACTCTAAAGTAGCAGATGTTTTTCCATGCTCTAATTGTGATAAAAAGCTAATCGATAATCCAGTTTGCTGAGAGATAATTTTTAACGTTATTTTTTTTCGTTTGCGTAGTTCATTTATTTTTTTTCCGATATGTGTGGTTTGTGTCATGGATTAGCCTCCTTTAATCTATTTAGATTTCTTTAGCACTGTGATTTTATAGACTTTGTAATAAAGTGAATCTACAATCAGTGGAGGTTTTCATTCATCCCCCACTGATTGTTAGTACCTTAATGGTATAAAACCTAAAGTCCGCTTACGAAATAGGGTATTTAGGTGTTGCTATTTCCCACTTAGACTTGTGGCAGTACAGGTTTATTCAACTCTTGAAGTGGGTGTCTTATAGCACCTTATATGCGGGATAAATAAAATTTCACTTTTGGCTAACGTTTTGAGTAGAAAACCGATCCTGATTATCATTCAGAATGAGTTGACGAAAAAGCTGAAACTATCATATAATTTAGTTAACCATAATTTAAGTAATACTTAAATAGTTTTAGGGTAAAATTTTTGAAAATTACTATCGTTTCCACTATATTGTACGGGAGAAAGTATCGAACTTTTGAACCTACCGTTCATCGAACATAGTGAATCATTTTGTCCAAAGGCGGATAAGAGGTGGAAGCGATCTTCATCGTTTTCAAATTTTAGTATCCAAGGTTATGGTTTTTAGCAGGAATTTTTTAAAATAATTGAAAACGCTTCCTGTGTTTAGGGAGAATGATTTTTGAGGAGGTTTTTTTGGATGGTAGTACCTTATAAGCATGAGCCGTTTACAGATTTTACAGTCGAAGAAAACAGACAGCAGATGCTAGCAGCCTTAGAAAAAGTAGAGAAAGACCTTGGCAAGGAGTACCCATTAATTATTGGTGGCGAACGCATTACGACAGAGGAAAAAATTATTTCTGTAAATCCTGCGAAAAAAGATGAAGTAGTTGGCTATGTTTCCAAAGCCAATCAAGAATTGGCTGAAAAAGCAATGCAAGTAGCAGATGAAACATTTACAACATGGCGTAAATCCGATCCGAAGTTCCGAGCTGATTTGCTATTTCGTGCAGCAGCTATTATTCGTCGCAGAAAACATGAATTTACTGCGCATTTAATAAAAGAAGGCGGTAAACCGTGGAAAGAAGCTGATGCAGATACTGCTGAAGCGATTGACTTTTTGGAATATTACGGCAGACAAATGCTTGAACTAAAAGATGGTGTAAAAGTCAATAGCCGTCCAATTGAACATAACCAATTTCATTATATACCATTAGGCGTAGGTGTTGTTATCTCACCGTGGAATTTCCTATTTGCTATCATGGCGGGAACTACTGTTGCTGCTATGGTTACTGGAAATACGGTATTATTAAAACCAGCTAGTGCGACACCAGTTATTGCATATAAATTTATGGAAGTATTAGAAGAAGCTGGTCTTCCAGCGGGTGTGATTAACTATATTCCCGGGTCTGGGAAAGAGGTCGGGGATTACTTAGTCGATCATCCCCGTACTCGTTTTGTAAGCTTTACAGGCTCACGTGAAGTAGGGACACGTATTTTTGAACGTGCAGCCGTTGTACACGAAGGGCAGAAGTGGCTAAAGCGAACGATTATCGAAATGGGTGGAAAAGATACCATTGTTGTGGACAGCGAGGCCGATTTAGAGCTAGCAGCTCAATCTATTGTTCAGTCTGCCTTTGGCTTCTCAGGTCAAAAATGTTCTGCTTGTTCTCGTGCTGTTATCCATGAGAATGTATATGACGAAGTGAAAGCACGTGTTGCAGAGTTAGCGGCGAAAACAACCGTAGGCGATCCGCATGATAATTCCTATTACATGGGACCAGTTATTGATCAAGCAGCATATGATAAGATAATGAGCTATATCGATATTGGCAAGCAAGAAGGAGAACTGCTAGCTGGCGGAGAAGGCGATGATAGCAAAGGCTGGTTCATCAAGCCAACCGTATTTGCAGATGTAGATCCAAAAGCTCGAATTATGCAGGAAGAAATATTCGGGCCAGTTGTTGGGCTAACAAAGGCGAAGAACTTTACAGAAGCGATAGAGATTGCGAATAATACCGAGTATGGATTGACAGGAGCGGTGATTACAAACAATCGCGCCCATTTAGAGCAGGCTAGAGAAGACTTCCATGTTGGAAATCTATACTTTAACCGTGGTTGTACGGCAGCGATTGTAGGCTATCAACCATTTGGCGGATTTAATATGTCTGGAACGGACTCAAAAGCAGGAGGACCAGATTACTTGATTCACCACATGCAAGGGAAAACAACTTCGGAAATGTTTTAAACTGGGTAAAGCAGCGGGGGGAAAGTAAATAAGGGACTTTCCAAAATAGAATAATAATATCTCCCTCTGATTGCACCAATAGTCGCAACCAGAGGGAGATAGCTTTTACCCCATTATATAACTGGAAGGAAGGCCTGGTCTTTTATTCTAGAGGGCGAGAGTTGATTATCCAAGTGCAAGTCAAATCCCATTTCTATGCAAAGGTCTTTAAGGTCACGCCTATTACAGTGTGAACAAACCGTGGAGTCTAAGTCCTTTAGATGGAAAATTTATTCTTATATTAAAAAGCTGGCACTATCCTGCTATAACGCTAAAATTTTATCTAAACGTATGAGTTCAAAAAGGCAAATAGGTCAGAGGTCTGTT
This genomic interval from Virgibacillus pantothenticus contains the following:
- a CDS encoding glycoside hydrolase family 13 protein translates to MKKIWWKEATAYQVYPRSFMDSNGDGIGDIQGVINKLDYIKDLGIDVIWLSPVYQSPNDDNGYDISDYQAIMAEFGTMEDFDQLLAEVHQRGMKLIMDLVINHTSDEHPWFIESRSSRDNPYRDYYIWHKGKNGQEPNNWASIFGGSAWEYDAKTEAYYLHVFSRKQPDLNWENPEVRQSLYDMVNWWLDKGIDGFRVDAISHIKKKSGFPDVPNPENKKYAPSFAGHMNQEGIHTFLEELKQETFANYDIMTVGEANGVTIEDAHLWVGEEQGKFNMVFQFEHLDLWGKSISGGLDIHALKQILTKWQKGLEQKGWNALFLENHDQPRSVSTWGDDKAYWQESAKCLATLYFLMQGTPFIYQGQEIGMTNVQFDSIEDYNDVSIKNLYAEELENGKSHEEIMKIIWKNGRDNSRTPMQWSNHENAGFTTGTPWLKVNPNYKQINVEDQLADPNSIYHYYRKLVQLRKENDIFVYGRYDLILEDHNQIYAYTRTQANQQVLIITNLFAEETEFVLPETVKSRNGKLLLGNYARETADSINHIQLKPYEARVYELV
- a CDS encoding helix-turn-helix domain-containing protein, which produces MIGTKKWKERIIINLNNIGAKIKQMRLRAKKTQQQVADECGISKSLLSKIENGQTASAIATLSKISEALKVPLSWLLDDHEDRDLVLLPRNKRQFKVGDDNMGYSYELLANRSQFTGVEPTIVHVTPRDMNVREESYTHSQDEFIYVLEGAIHLRYEGKKHYMEQGDSAYFKGDKPHLFIPVNNEPARVLTIFIDNNL
- a CDS encoding helix-turn-helix domain-containing protein gives rise to the protein MTQTTHIGKKINELRKRKKITLKIISQQTGLSISFLSQLEHGKTSATLESLKKISESLGVNPSYFFSETNEKTRSAITRNIVDTTNLTENRFIYKDLSGGMKDPAFIPNLIILDPGANRGNNFSHKGQEFLYVLEGTLTIEVDDYVDVLQPYDCVFLDSSKPHYWYNKTDKPIKFLCISSTD
- the pruA gene encoding L-glutamate gamma-semialdehyde dehydrogenase, coding for MVVPYKHEPFTDFTVEENRQQMLAALEKVEKDLGKEYPLIIGGERITTEEKIISVNPAKKDEVVGYVSKANQELAEKAMQVADETFTTWRKSDPKFRADLLFRAAAIIRRRKHEFTAHLIKEGGKPWKEADADTAEAIDFLEYYGRQMLELKDGVKVNSRPIEHNQFHYIPLGVGVVISPWNFLFAIMAGTTVAAMVTGNTVLLKPASATPVIAYKFMEVLEEAGLPAGVINYIPGSGKEVGDYLVDHPRTRFVSFTGSREVGTRIFERAAVVHEGQKWLKRTIIEMGGKDTIVVDSEADLELAAQSIVQSAFGFSGQKCSACSRAVIHENVYDEVKARVAELAAKTTVGDPHDNSYYMGPVIDQAAYDKIMSYIDIGKQEGELLAGGEGDDSKGWFIKPTVFADVDPKARIMQEEIFGPVVGLTKAKNFTEAIEIANNTEYGLTGAVITNNRAHLEQAREDFHVGNLYFNRGCTAAIVGYQPFGGFNMSGTDSKAGGPDYLIHHMQGKTTSEMF
- a CDS encoding endonuclease/exonuclease/phosphatase family protein; its protein translation is MKILTLNCHSWQEEAQLEKLAILAQTIHKQFYDVIALQEVSQSIAARRISGELKEDNFILLLQQELQALGSTYEFVWDYAHIAYDQYEEGIALLTKHKVISKQSFFVSESEDLSYWKTRKAVGMTIDIDGKVLDFYSCHMGWWNDESEPFRRQMDQLVHCVSNGRPHFLAGDFNNEAAAENEGYDYIQQLGYYDTYQLAKEKDAGITVQGDIAGWTNSNPEKRIDYIFSSEKVNVIRSQVVFNGSNLPIISDHFGIEATIVL